The DNA window gtttttctagttgaatgaatgagcaaaatgagctatcagccataagctcccttgctgcatatttgtgagcaagtaaaaatatTTCTTGCATCTTGCTTCGTTGTTCTGTGCTCTCTGTTTTCTTCCTTTGCTCCTCCTCATCCCCAACACAAACATAGTCTTGTCGACACTAGCCATTCCGTGCATTCCTATTATGTTGACATTTGGATCTGTTGGTGATTAGAACTCGAACTTTGATGATTAATCGAGAGATTTGAAGcagaaagaagagaaaggaagTTTTAAGATAGAAAATAATTGAAGACTGgaataataattaatttgcacCTCAACTATTTAAATACAAAAGTTCAagactaaaaatagaaaaaaaaggttctaaaaatttgctaaaaatctGGTAACAATATACCAAACAAATCAAAAACTAAGCTCCTAAAGTTAAGGAGAATTATTAAAACTTAGCAACAGAAAAAATTAAATGGCAGTAATCTTAAACACATGATCTCAACAATCCTCCTTGTTTAGATGCTACAAATTCCAAGTTTCTTcctgaaggtttcaaacttgctaagtGGCAATGGTTTGGTGAAGATATCTGCAATTTGCAGTAACAAAGAGCACATCACCACTCTTTTGAACTTCTTGCACAAAAAATAACTTGATGTTGAAATGCCTAGTCTTCCCATGAAAGACTAGATTGTTAGAGATTGCAATGGCAGCTTGGTTATCAACTAGAATCTTTGTGCTTTGAAAACTTCACTCCATAACTCCAGGTCCCCTTGATGTATCTTATAACTCTTTTTGCAGCTCTCATGTGAGTCTCATTAGGACAATGCATGAATCTGGAGAGAATACTCACAACATTCAAGATGTTGGGTCTGGTTGCTGTTAAGTACATTAGACAACCTACCAAACTCCTGAACTCAGCTTCAATGACTTTGGTAGAACCATCATCTTTGATTAGCTTCTCTTTTTGATTCATAGGAGTACCCATTGCTTTGCAATCTTCcatatgaaattttctaagtatcTCTTTTGCATACTTTCTTTGACAGATGAAGACTTCATTTTGGCTTTGTTTGATCTTAATGCCAAGGAAATAAGACATCAGACCAAGGTCTGTCATTTCGAAGACCTTTTTCATTTCCAATTTGAACTAATTAACTTGATCGATATTGCTCCCTGTAATCAATAAGTCATCTAAATAAAGAGAAATGACTAAAGTGTTTGTACCTTCATGCTTGACATACAGGGTGAGCTCAGATTGACTTTTCTGAAAACCAAGACCCACCAAATGATCATCAATTCTGCTATACCATGCTCGTGgagcctgttttaggccatacagAGCCTTCTTCAGCAAGTAAACTTTGTCTCCATTGCCTCTGCATACAAAACCTTTAGGTTGCTCGACAAATATTTCTTCTTGCAAGACTCCATTTAGAAATGCAGATTTAACATCTAACTGAAAAACTTTCCAGTTCTTTTGTGCAGCAAGAGCAAGCAGTAACCTTACAGTGTCAAACCTGGCAACAGGTGCAAATATTTCTGAATAATTGACTCCAAAGACTTGTGCATATCCCTTCACAACAAGTCTTGCTTTGAATTTGTTAACTGAACCATCGGGATTTAGTTTCATTCTGAACACCCATCTTACTCCAATTATCTTTCTGTTCAGAGGTCGATCAACCAGCtcccaaattttatttttctcgaTCATCGAAAGCTCCTCCTTCATTGCTGCCATCCCATGTTGATTATTTTTTGCATCATGATACCCTGTAGGCTCACAAATAGCTATGTTACATCTTTGGTAAATGTCGGAGAGCAGCCTTGTACCTCTGACAGGTGTATCATTAGCCAAAACATCATGCCCTTCATCTTCAAGCTCTTCTAACATGCTGTCAATGGTAAAATGATTTGGTGCACTAGAATTTTGGTTCGTCTTGGTCGAGTCTTCCCAATTCCAttgctcattttcaaaaaaataaacatcTCTGCTCACAATAACACGTCCAGTGTATGGTTGAAAGACACTGTAAGCTTTAGATACAGTGCTATACCCAACAAAAATTCCAACATCTACCTTTTTGTCAAGCTTATCACGCTTGACCTGTGGAATGTAAGTGAAACACAGGCAGCCAAACACTCTAAGAAACTTTAAAGAAGGTTTGTAACCATACCAAGCTTCAAATAGCATCTGATCCTTCACAACTTTTGTTGAAATCCGATTTTGCGAGAACACAGCAGTGTTTGTAGCTTCTCATGAAGCTTTTTGGAAGATTCTTCTCATGAAGCATACATCGAGTGATCTCCATTATAAATCTGTTCCTCCTTTTACtgactccattttgttgtggagtgTATGGCGCCATCAACTGATGCTCAATTCCAGCCTCTTCACAAAACCTATTAAAGGTTTCTGAAGTGTACTCCTTGCCATTATCAGATCTTAAAACCTGAACCATGCATCCACTTTCATTCTCAACTCTAGCTTTGAATTTCCAGAACACACCAGTAACATCTGATTTTTGCTTCAACCAAAAAATCCAACACATTCTTGTTAGATCATCGATAAAGGCTATGTAATAGAGGTTACCATTTAACAAAAGCATTCTCTGAGGACCACAAAGATCAGTATGAACAAGCTGTAACTTCTTCGAGGCTCTCCATGCTTGTTTAGGAAAGGGTTGTCTATGTTGTTCCCAAATTTGCAAGATCGACAATGAGGTAGATTATCATCAATTTCTGTAAGTCCTTCCACCAGCTTCTTCGACTACATTTGAAGCAATCCTCGATGGTGAAAGTGTCCAAGTCTCTTGTGCCAAGTCTTAGTAGCACTAACTCTGGATTTAAAAGCCATTTGCCCATTTTCCATTGGATTAAGAGCAAAAATTTTTCCCTTCATTTTGACATTGAACAAGTCTCTTCCATTAGCATCTCTGATCAAGCACTGCTTATTCTTAAATAGCACTTTATAGCCTTTATCTAGCAACTGACCAACACTTAAGagattttgatcaattttaggtaCAAACAAAACATCTTAAACGAATTTTGTACCTTCATAACTTGTAATAGCTACTATGCCTTTTCCTTTGACTTCCAAGTACTTACCATTTCTAATATTCACTCTTTTGACTTCAGTGTTTCTCAATTCCTCGAAGTGCTCCTTGTCATACGTCATGTGGTTTGTGCACCCACTATCAATAAACCAGCTCTTACTTGATTCTCTGCCCGAGAAACAAGTAACCACGAACAattgatcttcttcttcttgaTCAGTTACCTGTGCATCTACTTCTTGCACCTTACCTTTGATCTTGCAAATGATTGCTTCATGTCCAAGTTGATTGCATTTGGAGCATTTGGCGTCAGGTCTTTTCCAACATTTGAATGGTGGATGACCTTTCTTCTCACAATGGTGACAAGGTGGGTAGGATTTTTTGACACCTCCTTTTTTGCTCTTCTGATAATTGTTTGATGAATTTTCTCCACTCGTCGACTGGTTcataaaatttttcttctttttataccTGTTGTTGTCTTGATGCTTGACAAGTAAGGCACCTTCTATCACTCCCTCTTGCCTCATGgatcttctttgctcttgtgcttGTAAAGCATTTAAGAGCTCTGCAAGAGAGATTTTTTATAGGTCCTTGGTGTTTTCCAGAGTAGTAATGGTGGCTTCAAACTTCTTTAGAACAGTGACCAACAGCTTTTCTACTATTCTAGAGTCATTCAACTCAGAACCAAGCAATCTCACCTTGGTGGCAATGCTGAGAAGTCTGTCAGGATATTCTTTCACTGACTCAGACTCCTTCATCTTCTGCAACTCGAAATCCCTGATTAGATTCAGGACTTTCATTCCACGAATCCTCCCATCTCCTTCATATTCAGCCTTGAGGTAATCCCATATTTCCTTTCCTGATTTCAGAGACATTATTCGTCTGAAAATCATTTGAGACACAGCTGCAAATAAGCAAGCTtttgcctttgatttccttgtctTCTTTTCCTTTTGTGCTTTAATTTGTGCCACAGTAGGATTTGCTAGAAGAGGTGGGACCTCGTAATCCTCTTCTACAGGTTCCCAAAGATCCAAAGCCTCTAGGTAAGTCTCCATGCGTACTGCCCACATCTGGTAATTGTCTCCATTGAAGATTGGTGGTGCAGCAACTGAAAAAATGGACCCTCCTTCCATCTTAACACGCAAATAACCTCACAAATCCCTCAAGAAAATAGATCCGATACCACTTTGTTGGTGATTAGAACTCGAACTTTAATGATTGATCGAGAGATTTGAAGcataaagaagagaaaggaagtTTTAAGATAGAAAATAATTGAAGACTGGAATAATAATTGATTTGCACCTCAACTAAGCTCCTAAAATAATTTAAGATACAAAAGTTCAagactaaaatagaaaaaaaaaggttctAAAAATCTGCTAAAAATCTGGTAACAATATACCAAACAAATCAAAAACTAAGCTCCTAAAGTCAACGAGAATTATTCAAACTtagcaacaaaaaaaattaaatggcaGCAATCGTAAACACATGATCTCAACAGGATCTTTCACTGCCTCCATGATATTGTTAAACATCAGCTTTCTTGAATCAAAGTCCTCATAATCTTTAGGAGGTACAACCACTATGGGCGGGGGGACATCCAGATATGATATTCTGTCAAATCCACCTTGCTGGAGGAGTTCATCAACGGCACCAGCATCTTCTCCTGCTTTCTTGCTAAGCTGATAGCAAGCCTTGAAATTAGGACACAAGCCGATAAACATTTGTTCTTTGCTTCGTCTTCAAGACCCTTCACTTTG is part of the Gossypium hirsutum isolate 1008001.06 chromosome D11, Gossypium_hirsutum_v2.1, whole genome shotgun sequence genome and encodes:
- the LOC107925781 gene encoding uncharacterized protein encodes the protein MEGGSIFSVAAPPIFNGDNYQMWAVRMETYLEALDLWEPVEEDYEVPPLLANPTVAQIKAQKEKKTRKSKAKACLFAAVSQMIFRRIMSLKSGKEIWDYLKAEYEGDGRIRGMKVLNLIRDFELQKMKESESVKEYPDRLLSIATKVRLLGSELNDSRIVEKLLVTVLKKFEATITTLENTKDL